One genomic segment of Novisyntrophococcus fermenticellae includes these proteins:
- a CDS encoding sugar ABC transporter ATP-binding protein translates to MEENQIILELRHISKYFPGVKALDDVNFQLKKGTVHVLCGENGAGKSTLMKIIDGVYQADKGDIFINGEKVLIRDPMHAKANGIAMIFQELSYVPDMTLEENLCLGSWPKKGARIDWRNIRSRTNKLMKQEGLHYAPDVKLRSLSVSDIQMIEILKAVSYDAGIIIMDEPTSAITDKEVQVLFKKIAELKARGASIIYISHKMDEIFKIADEITVFRDGKSIITEDAKNLTVDQVVEYMVGRKIENQYPKETLPIGDEILRVEKLTQPGVFEHVNFHVNAGEIVGFAGLMGAGRTEIMRALFGLDPYSSGTIKIHGKEVHIKNVRQSIRNGLAMLTEERRRTGIVPILSVKYNTTLASLDKVIYKGFLHTGTEDAIVKEACESMNVKMPNLDAAIANLSGGNQQKVVLAKWLICDPEILIADEPTRGIDVGAKREIYELMNKFASKGKGIIMISSELPELIGVCDRIYVVSEGHIAGMLSRTEFSQESIMQLAVSNVQKEEEA, encoded by the coding sequence ATGGAAGAAAATCAGATAATACTTGAGTTACGGCATATATCCAAGTATTTTCCAGGTGTAAAAGCACTTGATGATGTAAACTTCCAATTGAAGAAGGGGACAGTACATGTTCTGTGTGGAGAAAATGGAGCCGGAAAGTCCACATTGATGAAGATAATAGACGGAGTTTATCAGGCGGATAAGGGTGATATTTTCATCAATGGTGAAAAGGTGCTCATCAGGGATCCTATGCATGCAAAGGCCAACGGAATTGCCATGATTTTCCAGGAGCTTTCCTATGTGCCGGACATGACACTGGAAGAAAATCTATGTCTGGGCAGCTGGCCGAAGAAAGGGGCACGTATTGACTGGAGGAATATACGCAGCCGCACCAACAAGCTTATGAAGCAGGAAGGTTTGCATTATGCACCGGATGTGAAACTCCGCAGTCTCAGTGTGTCCGATATTCAGATGATAGAAATTTTGAAGGCTGTCTCATACGATGCAGGAATTATTATTATGGACGAGCCAACCTCGGCAATTACCGATAAAGAAGTACAGGTTCTTTTTAAAAAGATTGCAGAACTGAAAGCACGGGGAGCCAGTATTATCTATATTTCCCATAAGATGGACGAAATTTTTAAAATCGCGGATGAGATTACGGTGTTTCGTGACGGCAAATCCATCATTACCGAAGATGCTAAAAATCTTACGGTAGATCAGGTAGTCGAGTATATGGTGGGGAGGAAGATTGAAAATCAATATCCGAAAGAAACCCTTCCGATCGGAGACGAAATTCTCCGTGTGGAGAAACTGACACAGCCCGGAGTCTTTGAACATGTCAACTTTCATGTAAATGCAGGGGAAATTGTGGGTTTTGCCGGATTGATGGGAGCCGGACGTACGGAAATTATGCGGGCGCTGTTTGGTCTGGACCCATATTCTTCCGGGACAATTAAAATTCATGGAAAAGAAGTACATATTAAAAATGTCAGACAAAGTATCAGGAATGGACTGGCGATGCTGACAGAAGAAAGGCGCCGGACGGGGATTGTTCCAATCTTGAGTGTAAAATATAATACGACGCTGGCATCTCTGGATAAAGTAATATATAAGGGCTTTCTCCATACAGGCACAGAAGATGCAATTGTAAAAGAGGCGTGCGAAAGCATGAACGTTAAGATGCCGAATCTGGATGCTGCGATTGCGAATCTGAGTGGCGGAAACCAGCAGAAAGTGGTGCTGGCGAAGTGGCTGATTTGTGACCCGGAAATCTTGATTGCGGATGAACCAACCCGTGGGATTGATGTAGGTGCAAAGCGCGAGATATATGAACTAATGAATAAATTCGCATCCAAGGGGAAAGGGATTATCATGATTTCTTCGGAACTGCCGGAGCTGATTGGCGTCTGTGACCGGATTTATGTTGTGAGTGAAGGGCATATTGCCGGAATGTTGTCCAGAACAGAATTTTCGCAGGAGTCAATTATGCAGCTGGCCGTTTCCAACGTTCAGAAAGAAGAGGAGGCATAA
- a CDS encoding ABC transporter permease has protein sequence MNTGKTTDVKKLFSKYSIILILILIMVVCTFANRSFLSASNLINVCRQQSVTIIIAFGEMALIICGQLDLSCGAVIALAGCLSVSTYKASGNMLLAFAVAIGVAVFVNLLNGIMVTKFKAPAFIATLATQTMARGAALYITSGQNIYEIGKYTVVGQGSLGPVPIPVIFMICIFALMAYFMRNTRWGRSTYAVGGNAEAANASGINTKLVIMKAYLLNGVLVGIAAVLFMSRVNGGLPAGAAGYEMDGLTATIVGGTSFTGGIGTPWGTVVGAFVVGFLGNIMNLMSIDSYIQQIVRGAIIAFAVIWDIYSKSRQTYKKGK, from the coding sequence ATGAATACAGGAAAAACCACAGATGTTAAAAAGCTTTTTTCTAAATATAGTATTATATTAATTTTAATTCTAATCATGGTAGTCTGCACGTTTGCCAACAGAAGTTTTTTAAGTGCCAGTAACCTGATTAATGTCTGTCGCCAGCAATCTGTTACGATTATTATTGCTTTTGGTGAGATGGCGTTAATCATATGCGGGCAGTTGGATCTGTCATGTGGAGCTGTCATTGCTCTTGCGGGCTGCCTGTCTGTTTCAACGTATAAAGCCAGCGGGAATATGCTGCTTGCCTTTGCTGTTGCAATCGGTGTCGCAGTGTTCGTTAATCTGCTGAATGGAATAATGGTTACAAAATTTAAGGCACCCGCATTTATTGCCACACTTGCAACACAAACCATGGCCCGGGGTGCGGCTCTGTATATTACAAGCGGACAGAATATCTACGAAATCGGTAAATATACAGTTGTGGGTCAGGGGTCACTGGGACCTGTTCCGATTCCGGTTATCTTTATGATTTGTATTTTTGCCCTGATGGCTTACTTTATGCGGAATACGCGTTGGGGGCGTTCTACATATGCAGTGGGAGGTAATGCTGAGGCAGCCAATGCGTCCGGAATCAATACGAAGCTGGTAATTATGAAAGCTTATCTGCTTAACGGAGTTCTTGTGGGCATTGCAGCGGTACTTTTCATGTCACGCGTAAATGGTGGTCTTCCGGCAGGTGCTGCAGGGTATGAAATGGATGGCCTGACTGCAACTATCGTTGGAGGGACAAGCTTTACAGGAGGAATCGGTACCCCATGGGGGACCGTAGTCGGTGCTTTCGTGGTTGGCTTCCTGGGGAATATCATGAATCTGATGTCGATTGATTCATATATTCAGCAGATTGTGCGAGGGGCAATTATAGCTTTCGCAGTAATCTGGGATATTTATTCAAAATCTCGTCAGACCTATAAAAAGGGAAAGTAA
- a CDS encoding sugar ABC transporter substrate-binding protein, with protein MRKKALALLCAVVLGGSLAACGSSGGSNAAANSVSSGSAKSGTKETSGSSETKTGGFKVAYIARNQSDPFAAELVNQFTLQAKEYADTFTLDTFDSQADSEKENSIIEDCITKKYDCIIIQPNDGELQRPYCQKILDAGIFCITTNAAIRDLKGGSWVDGDPYAQGEAIAKLAAENVPKNGVVGILNCMPGNFHTTQRYEAIKAEFIEKRKDCNIIGDFMEEESTEAAAMATMEDWATSYGRIDCMLTTADLLGNGAYEAVKDNSTYDGMQIYSVDCLAKTVLEIKDGVYTAAVYQNPPALAAANLAAANKLLTGEETVVETSVDSLLCTSDNVDQFIQMYIDQGQITEDEAAQHSYTAGSAKSILDEQ; from the coding sequence ATGAGGAAAAAGGCTTTAGCATTATTGTGTGCAGTTGTGTTGGGAGGTTCACTTGCAGCCTGCGGTTCGTCGGGCGGTTCAAACGCCGCTGCAAATTCTGTTTCATCAGGTTCCGCTAAGAGCGGGACTAAGGAAACATCAGGTTCTTCGGAAACCAAGACTGGTGGATTTAAGGTTGCATATATTGCACGTAACCAGTCAGATCCTTTTGCGGCAGAACTGGTAAATCAATTTACATTGCAGGCAAAGGAGTATGCGGATACTTTTACGCTGGACACCTTTGATTCTCAGGCCGACAGCGAGAAAGAAAACTCGATTATTGAAGATTGTATCACAAAAAAATACGATTGTATCATCATCCAGCCGAACGATGGAGAGTTGCAGAGACCGTATTGTCAGAAGATTCTGGATGCAGGCATTTTCTGTATTACTACGAATGCGGCAATCCGAGATCTTAAGGGAGGTTCCTGGGTGGATGGTGACCCATATGCGCAGGGAGAGGCGATTGCCAAACTTGCCGCAGAAAATGTTCCCAAGAACGGTGTTGTCGGCATATTGAACTGTATGCCTGGAAACTTTCATACCACACAGCGTTATGAGGCAATCAAGGCAGAGTTTATTGAGAAGAGAAAAGACTGCAACATCATTGGAGACTTCATGGAAGAAGAATCCACAGAGGCTGCCGCTATGGCAACCATGGAAGACTGGGCAACATCCTATGGTCGTATTGACTGTATGCTTACCACTGCGGATTTGCTGGGAAATGGTGCTTATGAAGCTGTGAAGGATAATTCCACTTATGATGGCATGCAGATCTATTCGGTAGACTGCCTGGCGAAAACTGTTCTTGAAATTAAGGATGGGGTCTATACAGCAGCGGTATACCAGAACCCTCCGGCACTGGCAGCGGCAAATCTGGCAGCAGCAAACAAGCTTCTGACAGGTGAGGAGACGGTTGTTGAAACATCGGTTGATTCCTTACTTTGCACTTCTGATAATGTGGATCAGTTCATTCAGATGTATATCGATCAGGGACAGATTACAGAAGACGAGGCAGCACAGCATAGTTATACAGCAGGAAGCGCTAAATCCATACTTGATGAGCAGTAA
- a CDS encoding SDR family oxidoreductase: MYLEDVFGLKGKVAIVTGGRRGIGQVVACGLAKAGAEVVIFSRTLSRETVKMIIEEGGKAYDIAVDVTDEKGVDDAVAEVMKRSGHIDVVFNNAGICIHEDTLTATVEAWRKVIDVNLTGEYIMARAVGKVMIENKIHGSIINMASMSGTIVNIPQWQASYNASKAGVIHMTKSLAIEWADYGIRVNSLSPGYIATPMSEDTPRELKDAWMPLIPQHRMGKPEELIPAILYLACDASGYTTGSDVIVDGGYVSF, translated from the coding sequence ATGTATTTAGAAGATGTGTTTGGATTGAAAGGGAAAGTTGCCATTGTAACCGGGGGACGAAGAGGCATCGGTCAGGTAGTGGCTTGCGGACTCGCAAAAGCCGGGGCTGAGGTGGTTATTTTCAGCAGGACATTGTCCCGGGAAACGGTAAAGATGATTATAGAAGAAGGGGGAAAGGCTTATGATATTGCAGTTGATGTGACGGATGAAAAGGGTGTGGATGATGCCGTAGCAGAGGTGATGAAACGTTCCGGACATATCGATGTAGTGTTTAATAATGCCGGAATCTGCATCCATGAGGATACGCTGACAGCTACTGTTGAAGCGTGGAGAAAAGTCATTGATGTAAATCTTACGGGAGAGTATATTATGGCACGTGCGGTGGGGAAGGTAATGATTGAAAATAAAATTCATGGAAGCATTATTAACATGGCATCCATGTCCGGAACAATTGTAAATATTCCTCAGTGGCAGGCGTCTTACAATGCTTCCAAGGCGGGGGTGATTCATATGACGAAATCCCTGGCAATAGAGTGGGCAGATTACGGGATTCGTGTAAACAGCTTAAGTCCCGGTTACATAGCTACACCAATGTCGGAGGATACACCACGGGAATTGAAAGATGCATGGATGCCTCTGATTCCTCAGCACCGTATGGGTAAGCCGGAAGAATTAATTCCAGCGATTCTTTATCTGGCATGTGACGCATCCGGATATACAACAGGATCCGATGTGATTGTTGATGGAGGATATGTCTCATTTTGA